From the Salana multivorans genome, the window CAGGGCTGAGGTCAGCGCTTCTCCTTGATCTTCGCAGCCTTGCCGCGGAGGTTGCGCAGGTAGTAGAGCTTGGCGCGGCGCACGTCGCCGCGGGTGACGACCTCGATGCGGTCGATCGTCGGGGTGTGCACGGGGAACACGCGCTCGACGCCGACGCCGAAGCTCACCTTGCGGATCGTGAAGGTCTCGCCGATGCCGCCACCCTGGCGGGCGATGACGACGCCCTGGAAGACCTGGACGCGGGAGCGGTTGCCCTCGACGACCTTGACGTGCACCTTGAGCGTGTCGCCGGCGCGGAACTCGGGGATGTCGGAGCGCAGCGAGGCTGCGTCGATCGCGTCGAGCGTGTTCATGTTGACTCCTCGTCGCGGGCCACAGGTCCACGCGATGATCTGGGCGCGTGCGCGCCCGTCGTTGGTTCGGGTGGGGTCCGCCCCCTGAGTCGACCCACCCCTGTGGCAGTGGACCGGAACGGCGCGAGACCCAGCGGACCAGTCTGCCACAGCCGCGGGGCCGGGTCGAACCGGCCCGCCCGGTCAGAACCGCCGGAGCATCACGACGTCGTCGTGCAGGTCGTCCCCGACGCGGTACGTCCGCGTCCCGACGGCGACGAACCCGTGCCGCAGGTACGCGCGCTGGGCCGGCGAGTTCCCGGCGTTCGTGCCGAGCCACACCCCCGTGAGGCCGCGTCCGTCGCGCGGCGCGACGGAGGCGAGCGTCGCCGTCATGAGCGCGTCGGCCGCACCCGTCCCGCGCAGTCGCGGGAGCAGGTAGAACTTCGAGAGCTCGACCAGCTCCTCCGGCGGCACCCCGACCTGCCGGACGTCCTCGCCCTGGGCGTCGCCGCGCAGCAGGAGGCTGAACCCGGACGGCGTGCCGTCGGCGTCGCGCAGGAGGAAGGTCGTGTGCGCCGGGTCGGACAGGTGGCGCTGCCACGCGCGCTCCGACAGGTGCTGCGCCACGTGCCGGCGCACGTCGCCGAGCACCGCGCCGTCCGGGCAGGCGAGCGGGAACGTGACCGCGGCGACGTCGGCGAGCACGGCCTCGCAGCCCAGCTCGGCGCGCTCGACGGTGAAGGGGCCGGCGAGCCGGCCGTCCCGCGCGACGACGACGCCGACGGACGCGAGCACCTCGCGGTCGTGCCCGTCCAGACGCGCGACGTCGAGCCGGCGCACGAGGTCGGGGCGGCGCTCGGCGGTCCGCCGCAGCGAGGCGTCCCGACGCCAGCGCCGGATCGCCGCGTGGTGCCCGGACAGGAGGACGTGCGGCACCGCGCGTCCGTTCCACTCGGCCGGGCGTGTGTAGACCGGGTACTCCAGCAGGGGCTCGGACGCATCGCCGAACGACTCCTCGACCACCGACTCCGGGTTGCCGAGGACGCCCGGCAGCAGCCGGACCACGGCCTCGAGCAGGGCCATCGCCGCCACCTCGCCGCCGTTGAGGACGAAGTCGCCGAGGGAGAACTCGACCACCTCGCTCACCCGGGGGTGCTCCCGCAGCTCCTCGACGACGCGGGCGTCGATGCCCTCGTACCGTCCGCACAGCACCAGGCCGCGCACCCGCGGCACCCCGTCGCGACCAGCGGCGTCGTCGCGGTTCCGCCCGGCCTCCGGACCGCCGTCACCGTCAGGACCGCCAGCGCCATCGGTGCCGTCACCGCCGTCACCAGGGAGGCCGCCGAGGCCGTCGGGTCCGACGCGGTCGGCCGGCTCCGTCTCGCGGTGGTCCCCCCGCAGCCCCCCGAGCTCCACC encodes:
- a CDS encoding tRNA (guanosine(37)-N1)-methyltransferase TrmD translates to MSAGTTTVAPRVDVVTIFPEYLAPLELSLIGKARVSGLVDLRVHDLREHAHDRHRTVDDAPLGGGAGMVMKPDVWFEAVEAVVADDPRDLVVLVPTPSGTPLTQAVAARLAVELGGLRGDHRETEPADRVGPDGLGGLPGDGGDGTDGAGGPDGDGGPEAGRNRDDAAGRDGVPRVRGLVLCGRYEGIDARVVEELREHPRVSEVVEFSLGDFVLNGGEVAAMALLEAVVRLLPGVLGNPESVVEESFGDASEPLLEYPVYTRPAEWNGRAVPHVLLSGHHAAIRRWRRDASLRRTAERRPDLVRRLDVARLDGHDREVLASVGVVVARDGRLAGPFTVERAELGCEAVLADVAAVTFPLACPDGAVLGDVRRHVAQHLSERAWQRHLSDPAHTTFLLRDADGTPSGFSLLLRGDAQGEDVRQVGVPPEELVELSKFYLLPRLRGTGAADALMTATLASVAPRDGRGLTGVWLGTNAGNSPAQRAYLRHGFVAVGTRTYRVGDDLHDDVVMLRRF
- the rplS gene encoding 50S ribosomal protein L19, with amino-acid sequence MNTLDAIDAASLRSDIPEFRAGDTLKVHVKVVEGNRSRVQVFQGVVIARQGGGIGETFTIRKVSFGVGVERVFPVHTPTIDRIEVVTRGDVRRAKLYYLRNLRGKAAKIKEKR